A window of Komagataella phaffii GS115 chromosome 1, complete sequence contains these coding sequences:
- a CDS encoding C-5 sterol desaturase, catalyzes the introduction of a C-5(6) double bond into episterol, translating into MDIALEILDTFVFDKVYAKLLPISLVQHLPDGYLKTLGHLTGANNTMESLFGIAPNVDQASKNHWLRTVNDSIALARPGERLVYGVNAPLHFFDETAYTYASILGRSNIIRQFTTLMILMILFGWGLYLSVASFSYYFVFDKAIFNHPRYLKNQMSLEIHQALTAIPTMVLLTVPWFLIELRGYSKLYFDVNESTGGWKAIIWQIPCFIMFTDCCIYFIHRWLHWPSVYKRLHKPHHKWIVCTPFASHAFHPVDGYAQSLPYHLYGMLFPLHKVSYLILFGLVNFWTVMIHDGEYLSRDPIVNGAACHTVHHLYFNYNYGQFTTLWDRLGGSYRMPDKELFDKNKKKDVKTWRSQVKQADSIREDLEGKEDFREYGTEEKLKST; encoded by the coding sequence ATGGACATTGCTTTGGAGATTCTAGACACTTTTGTCTTTGACAAAGTCTATGCAAAACTACTGCCCATTTCTCTGGTGCAACATTTGCCAGATGGCTATTTGAAGACTTTGGGACATTTGACTGGTGCCAACAACACCATGGAATCACTGTTCGGAATAGCTCCAAACGTTGACCAAGCGTCTAAGAACCACTGGCTGAGAACAGTGAATGACTCTATTGCCTTAGCCCGTCCCGGTGAGCGTCTGGTCTACGGTGTCAACGCTCCTTTACACTTTTTTGACGAAACAGCGTATACATACGCATCGATCTTGGGACGCTCCAATATCATTCGACAATTCACAACtttgatgattctgatgattcttTTTGGCTGGGGTTTGTATTTATCTGTGGCTTCATTTTCATACTActttgtttttgataaagCCATTTTCAATCACCCAAGATACCTCAAAAACCAGATGTCTCTGGAGATCCATCAAGCGTTGACTGCTATACCTACGATGGTTTTGCTTACAGTTCCATGGTTTTTGATTGAGTTGCGTGGATACTCTAAATTATACTTTGATGTAAATGAGTCTACTGGAGGATGGAAGGCTATTATTTGGCAAATTCCTTGCTTCATTATGTTTACCGATTGTTGTATCTACTTTATTCATCGTTGGTTGCACTGGCCATCCGTGTATAAGCGTTTGCACAAGCCTCACCACAAGTGGATTGTTTGTACACCTTTTGCTAGTCATGCCTTCCATCCAGTTGATGGTTATGCACAATCACTACCTTACCATTTGTATGGAATGTTGTTTCCACTACACAAGGTGAGCTATCTGATCTTATTTGGGCTTGTGAACTTTTGGACTGTTATGATCCATGATGGAGAATACCTGTCCAGAGACCCTATAGTCAATGGAGCTGCTTGTCATACAGTGCATCACCTATACTTCAACTACAATTACGGCCAGTTCACAACACTTTGGGACCGTCTTGGTGGATCATACAGAATGCCAGACAAGGAACTCTTTGAtaagaacaagaagaaagatgtAAAGACATGGCGTTCACAAGTCAAGCAGGCCGATTCGATAAGAGAAGACTTAGAGggaaaagaagatttcCGTGAGTATGGAACTGAGGAAAAACTTAAAAGCACATAG
- a CDS encoding Protein kinase required for signal transduction during entry into meiosis, translating to MLQNGLGPGDTNTHKGTITKVVLNRDSDAPIEIQYTDTVKVGHGSFGNVYQTLLLPSKEQVAIKKVLQDKRFKNRELQIMKLLRHQNVVSMKYYFYDTEEKDEYLNLILEYIPETLYKSSSYYLQSKRVMPELEIKLYSYQLLRSLNYIHSLGICHRDIKPQNLLIDPYHGILKLCDFGSAKILNPAEPNVSYICSRFYRAPELIFGATNYTTKIDIWSAGCVIAELILGEPLFPGESGIDQLVEIIKVLGTPNKEQIRAMNPNYMDHKFPLIKPIELTKVFNNCGMDCIQLLELVLSYSPLERLSAVEAMILPYFDDMRASEAVSLPDYRHFDSGPRPVSSLLNFSLRELSVRPDLVNNLIPEWKRKKWASETGWDLDNLVPYTPEQLQNPQIN from the coding sequence ATGCTCCAGAACGGTCTAGGACCCGGTGACACTAACACCCATAAAGGCACTATCACCAAAGTTGTACTCAACAGAGATTCAGACGCTCCAATCGAAATTCAATACACCGATACAGTTAAAGTCGGTCATGGTTCATTCGGTAATGTTTACCAGACGTTACTTTTACCCTCCAAAGAACAGGTTGCCATCAAGAAGGTACTTCAGGATAAACGATTCAAGAATAGAGAGTTGCAAATTATGAAATTATTGCGTCATCAAAACGTTGTCTCCATGAAATACTACTTCTATGACACGGAGGAGAAAGATGAATACCTCAATTTGATTTTAGAGTACATTCCAGAAACTCTTTATAAATCTTCCAGTTACTACCTACAGTCGAAACGGGTGATGCCAGAGCTGGAAATCAAACTATACTCTTATCAACTTCTGAGGTCACTTAACTACATTCATTCATTGGGAATATGCCATCGTGATATAAAGCCACAGAATTTGCTGATTGACCCGTACCATGGGATACTAAAATTATGTGATTTTGGCTCTGCAAAGATTCTTAATCCGGCAGAGCCAAATGTCTCTTACATTTGCTCCAGATTCTACAGAGCGCCCGAGCTCATCTTTGGTGCCACCAACTATACGACTAAGATAGATATATGGTCAGCAGGTTGTGTCATAGCGGAGTTGATACTAGGAGAGCCTCTTTTCCCTGGAGAAAGTGGAATAGATCAGCTTGTGGAGATAATCAAGGTCCTTGGTACGCCCAACAAGGAACAGATCCGTGCTATGAATCCCAACTATATGGACCACAAATTCCCATTGATCAAACCAATCGAGTTAACTAAAGTTTTCAACAATTGCGGCATGGATTGCATTCAATTATTAGAGTTAGTTCTTAGTTATTCACCATTGGAAAGACTCAGCGCAGTCGAAGCTATGATTCTTCCCTACTTTGATGACATGAGGGCGTCAGAGGCTGTATCCTTACCGGACTACCGTCATTTTGATTCTGGACCTCGTCCCGTATCGTCTCTCctcaacttttcattgcGAGAACTAAGCGTCCGTCCTGATCTAGTCAATAATTTGATTCCTgaatggaaaagaaagaaatggGCCTCCGAGACAGGCTGGGACCTGGACAACTTGGTTCCATATACTCCAGAACAACTACAGAATCCACAGATCAATTAA